CGCTCGACCAGCGTCGGCGGGCCGAGGTCTGCGGGATGCACCGGCTGGCCGGCGTAGATGGTGCGTTTCACCTCCAGCCCGACGAGCCGGTCGACCAGCGCGTCCGGGCCGGCGACGTCGGCGGGGGTCAGCACCTCGCCTGCGGCAAGCACGCGGGTGGCGACGGGGCCGGCGGGTGCCGCCTGTGTGGCGGCGGCGTGCGCCGGCAGCGCCGTCAGCGGCAGCATGGCGAGGCCTGCAAGCAGGGTCATGGACGGAAGAAGGGTACGGATCGTCATGGGTCTCACCGGATCTGGCTCGCCGATGCCATCATCTGGTCGGCGGCGGAAATGACCTTGGAGTTGAGCTCGTAGCCGCGCTGCGCCTCGATCAGGTCGGTGATCTGGGCGACCGCGTCGACCGAGGACTGCTCCAGGTAGCCCTGGCGCAGGCGGCCGCGCCCGTCGATGCCCGGATCGCCCACGATCGCATCGCCCGAGGCTTCGGTCGGGGTGAAGAGATTGGCGCCGATGGCTTCCAGCCCCTTCTCGTTGGTGAACTGGGCGAGGGTGATGCGGCCGATCAGCTGTGCGTCGGCGATGCCCGTGAAATAGGCGTGCACCTCGCCGTCGGCATTGATCGAGACGGAGCGTGCGTCCTGCGGGATCGTCACCTGCGGCACCAGCGGGTAGCCTTCCGAGGTCACGATCAGCCCCTCGGCGGTCTGCTTGAAGGAGCCGTCGCGGGTGAAGGCGCTGTCGCCGGAAGGCAGCTCGATCTCGAACCAGCCGCGCCCCTCGATCGCCATGTCGAGGTCGCCGCCGGTCTGGCGCAGCGCCCCTTGCGCGATGTCCATGGAGACGGCCGCGGCCCGCACGCCGAGACCGATCTGTACGCCCGCGGGGGCGACCGTTCCGGTCGCGCCGGTGGGCGCGCCGGTCTGGCGGACCTGCTGGTAGTGCAGGTCGGCGAACTCCGCCCGCCGCGTCGAATAGGCGGTGGTGTTCATGTTCGCCATGTTGTTGGAGATGACCTCGACCCGCTTTTGCTGGGCGGCCATTCCGGTGGCTGCGATCTGCAGGGCGCGCATGGGGTTCTCCTCCTTTTAC
This is a stretch of genomic DNA from Futiania mangrovi. It encodes these proteins:
- the flgG gene encoding flagellar basal-body rod protein FlgG, with the translated sequence MRALQIAATGMAAQQKRVEVISNNMANMNTTAYSTRRAEFADLHYQQVRQTGAPTGATGTVAPAGVQIGLGVRAAAVSMDIAQGALRQTGGDLDMAIEGRGWFEIELPSGDSAFTRDGSFKQTAEGLIVTSEGYPLVPQVTIPQDARSVSINADGEVHAYFTGIADAQLIGRITLAQFTNEKGLEAIGANLFTPTEASGDAIVGDPGIDGRGRLRQGYLEQSSVDAVAQITDLIEAQRGYELNSKVISAADQMMASASQIR
- the flgA gene encoding flagellar basal body P-ring formation chaperone FlgA codes for the protein MTIRTLLPSMTLLAGLAMLPLTALPAHAAATQAAPAGPVATRVLAAGEVLTPADVAGPDALVDRLVGLEVKRTIYAGQPVHPADLGPPTLVERNAIVEVRYIAGALQIRTEGRALDSGGAGDLVRVMNLSSRATVTARVVGPSSLEVTP